A stretch of Planktothrix serta PCC 8927 DNA encodes these proteins:
- a CDS encoding ABC transporter ATP-binding protein, with protein sequence MANVRLENITRRYHTTIAIEEINFEVPDGEFWVLVGPSGCGKSTVLRTIAGLETATSGNVYIDNTLVNEIPARKRDVAMVFQNYALYPHLSVAENLAFGLKMRGVDSKKTQEIIQKVAQSLSIEHLLNRKPKQLSGGQQQRVALGRAIAREPKVFLLDEPLSNLDAQLRDDTRAELKQLHQRLGITTIYVTHDQVEAMTLADKIVILHQGKIQQIGDPQSVYSRPKNRMVATFLGNPPMNILPITYKNSLFWIGNQSLTCPSTIREKLQIQEGQKFDLGIRPEHIQVVSPSGLLPTSDKFINDLQQDVWALEKLPLNVEVSVVEPLGRETLVRANIPQSDQYSIQFQVPIQHRIHPGDRLTVKLDFNQILIFDSTTGDNLYP encoded by the coding sequence ATGGCAAATGTTCGCTTAGAAAATATTACCCGACGTTATCATACCACGATTGCAATTGAAGAAATTAATTTTGAAGTTCCCGATGGAGAATTCTGGGTATTAGTAGGGCCATCGGGTTGTGGAAAATCAACGGTTTTAAGAACCATTGCGGGCTTAGAAACAGCCACTTCCGGCAATGTTTATATTGATAATACCTTAGTGAATGAGATTCCAGCGCGTAAACGAGATGTGGCGATGGTGTTTCAAAATTATGCTCTTTATCCCCATCTCAGCGTGGCTGAAAATTTAGCCTTTGGCTTAAAAATGCGGGGAGTTGATTCCAAAAAAACCCAAGAAATCATTCAAAAAGTAGCTCAATCTCTCTCAATTGAACATTTATTAAATCGCAAACCCAAACAACTCTCAGGAGGACAACAACAACGGGTAGCGTTAGGACGAGCGATCGCCCGTGAACCGAAAGTATTTCTATTAGATGAACCCTTATCAAACTTAGACGCTCAACTGCGAGATGATACCCGTGCGGAACTCAAACAACTGCATCAACGCTTAGGAATTACAACTATTTATGTTACCCATGATCAAGTGGAGGCGATGACTTTAGCCGATAAAATAGTAATTTTGCATCAAGGAAAAATTCAACAAATCGGTGATCCGCAAAGCGTTTATTCTCGTCCAAAAAATCGCATGGTCGCCACTTTTTTAGGCAATCCTCCCATGAATATTTTACCGATTACATACAAAAATAGTTTATTTTGGATAGGAAATCAATCCTTAACTTGTCCCAGCACAATTCGAGAAAAATTACAAATTCAGGAGGGTCAAAAATTTGATTTAGGTATTCGTCCTGAACATATTCAAGTAGTAAGCCCTTCAGGGCTTCTTCCCACATCCGATAAATTTATTAATGATTTACAACAAGATGTTTGGGCGTTGGAAAAATTACCCCTGAATGTGGAAGTCAGCGTTGTTGAACCCTTGGGCCGAGAAACATTAGTTCGCGCTAATATACCCCAAAGCGATCAATATTCTATTCAATTTCAAGTCCCCATTCAACATCGCATTCATCCCGGCGATCGCTTAACCGTCAAACTCGATTTTAATCAGATTTTGATTTTTGATTCTACAACAGGTGATAATCTCTACCCCTAA
- a CDS encoding phosphotransferase has product MILLNQPSLKQDESGTRKHHDIFPISYSTLDVRALITEILSCYPIDTVEKCKFWHRGLSDVYSVKTLTSRYFLRISHQHWRCQSEIDFEVELLDFLHDHQLPVAYPLRTIDGKLFIEINAPEGKRYAVLLVKAPGQVAIGDLNVNQSLKLGATVAKIHQVSLNFKPSVYRQPLSLDYLLEGSLVAIAPYLKTRPTDLNYLVEIVFQLQTQLQSLPQTPPFWGICWGDPHSGNAHFTSDDQITLFDFDQCGYGWRSFDIAKFLQVSLQSGLSKKVREAFLIGYEEINPLTEMEKNHIQALTQAAHIWAWAISVINAEQFNYSRLDPGYFTRNLEQLKRLHSPDWQ; this is encoded by the coding sequence ATGATCCTTTTAAACCAACCTAGTCTTAAACAGGATGAGTCTGGAACTAGGAAACATCATGATATCTTTCCGATTAGTTACTCAACCCTGGACGTAAGAGCATTAATTACTGAAATTTTAAGCTGTTATCCCATTGATACCGTTGAAAAATGCAAATTTTGGCATCGAGGATTAAGTGATGTTTATTCCGTAAAAACTCTAACTTCCCGTTACTTTTTAAGAATTTCCCATCAACATTGGCGATGTCAATCTGAAATTGATTTTGAGGTTGAACTTCTGGATTTTTTACACGATCATCAACTTCCCGTTGCTTATCCTTTGAGAACAATAGACGGAAAATTATTCATTGAAATTAATGCTCCTGAAGGAAAACGATATGCGGTTTTATTGGTCAAGGCTCCCGGACAAGTTGCGATCGGAGATTTGAATGTTAACCAAAGTTTAAAATTAGGTGCAACCGTTGCTAAAATTCATCAAGTTTCCTTGAACTTTAAACCTTCTGTTTACCGTCAACCCTTAAGTTTAGATTATTTATTAGAAGGTTCATTAGTGGCGATCGCACCCTATTTAAAAACCCGCCCAACGGATTTAAACTATTTAGTTGAAATTGTATTTCAACTCCAAACTCAATTGCAAAGCCTACCTCAAACCCCTCCATTTTGGGGAATTTGTTGGGGTGATCCTCATAGTGGGAATGCTCATTTTACCTCCGATGATCAAATTACCCTTTTTGACTTTGATCAATGTGGGTATGGATGGCGATCCTTCGATATTGCTAAGTTTTTACAAGTCTCCTTACAGTCGGGACTGAGTAAAAAAGTTCGAGAAGCTTTTTTAATCGGGTATGAAGAAATTAACCCGTTAACGGAAATGGAAAAAAACCACATTCAAGCCTTAACTCAAGCCGCCCATATTTGGGCTTGGGCGATTAGTGTTATTAACGCAGAACAGTTTAATTATAGTCGTTTAGATCCGGGCTATTTTACTCGAAATTTAGAACAATTAAAACGGTTACATTCTCCAGATTGGCAATAA
- a CDS encoding ArsA family ATPase, which yields MFNFNTFSLVLFSGKGGVGKTTLSCGFALQWAKEFPHEQILLLSTDPAHSLGDVLQIKVTDQAENVGNLPNLKVRALDAETLLTAFKARYGSVLELLVERGSFVEGEDLTPVWDLDWPGIDELMGLLEIQRLFHDKVVDRIVVDMAPSGHALNLLELMDFLDNLLASLTLFQEKHHTISQSFTGRYQPDQADEFLAEMQDQLATGRSQLQDQEKTACFVVAIPEPMSWLETGRFLDALKGLNIPVGGLLINHLVSESQNLDRYQEQQKLLQQFQDIAEDHPIYTIPELPTEPLGTDALKTLFSKLEILTVSEKSDQPFIPTQPLEFPSFLAKFSDFIAENRRLIIVGGKGGVGKTTVAAAIGWEMAQQYPQRKIQMVSIDPAHSLGDAFGLKLNHQPIAITENLFGQEIDSTEVLNQFREDYLWELAEMMSGDKNDPNATLQLAYGPEAWRRIVSQSLPGIDEMLSLVEVMDLLESHELDLIILDTAPTGHLLRFLEMPTAMSEWLAWIFKLWIKYQDVLGRTEFMGRLRTLRQRVVKAQKKLQDPNYTEFIGVVQAQVAIVAEAERLTASLTEKGISQRYIVQNRFEAGQEFVTGKFPNQTLVILPTLPRSVEPIVRIKEAAKMLFYSRE from the coding sequence ATGTTTAATTTCAATACCTTTAGTTTAGTCTTATTCAGTGGAAAAGGAGGTGTGGGAAAAACCACCCTTTCTTGTGGGTTTGCCCTACAATGGGCCAAAGAATTTCCCCATGAACAAATTTTACTGCTTTCGACTGATCCCGCCCATTCTTTGGGGGATGTTTTACAAATTAAGGTTACAGATCAAGCTGAGAACGTTGGCAATTTACCTAATTTAAAAGTTAGAGCTTTAGATGCGGAAACATTATTAACGGCATTTAAAGCTCGTTATGGTTCGGTTTTAGAATTATTAGTTGAACGGGGTAGTTTTGTAGAAGGGGAAGATTTAACTCCGGTTTGGGATTTAGACTGGCCAGGAATTGATGAATTAATGGGATTATTAGAAATTCAACGGTTATTTCATGACAAAGTTGTTGATCGGATCGTTGTGGATATGGCTCCCAGTGGTCATGCGTTGAACCTTTTAGAATTAATGGATTTTTTAGATAATTTATTAGCTTCTTTAACGTTATTTCAAGAAAAACACCACACCATTAGTCAATCGTTTACAGGTCGTTATCAACCGGATCAAGCCGATGAATTTTTAGCAGAAATGCAAGATCAACTGGCTACAGGAAGATCTCAACTCCAAGATCAAGAAAAAACCGCTTGTTTTGTAGTCGCCATTCCTGAGCCGATGAGTTGGTTAGAAACGGGACGATTTTTAGACGCTCTCAAGGGTTTAAATATCCCGGTTGGGGGATTATTAATTAATCATCTTGTTTCTGAAAGTCAAAATTTAGATCGTTATCAAGAACAACAAAAACTTCTACAACAATTTCAGGATATTGCTGAAGATCATCCCATTTATACAATTCCTGAACTCCCTACAGAACCTTTAGGAACTGATGCTCTAAAAACCTTATTTTCTAAACTAGAAATTTTAACCGTATCTGAAAAATCTGATCAACCGTTTATTCCAACTCAACCCTTAGAATTCCCCAGTTTCTTAGCAAAATTTAGTGATTTTATCGCTGAAAATCGGCGATTAATTATTGTAGGAGGTAAAGGAGGAGTAGGTAAAACCACCGTTGCTGCGGCTATTGGCTGGGAGATGGCACAACAATATCCTCAGCGAAAAATTCAGATGGTTTCTATTGATCCGGCTCATTCTTTAGGGGATGCTTTTGGGTTAAAATTAAACCATCAACCGATAGCGATTACGGAAAATTTATTCGGTCAAGAAATAGATTCAACTGAAGTTTTAAACCAGTTTCGAGAAGATTATCTCTGGGAACTCGCCGAAATGATGAGTGGGGATAAAAATGATCCCAATGCAACCTTACAATTAGCTTATGGCCCGGAAGCATGGCGGCGAATTGTCTCCCAATCTTTACCCGGAATTGATGAAATGTTATCCTTAGTTGAGGTCATGGATTTATTAGAAAGTCATGAATTAGATTTAATCATTTTAGATACGGCTCCTACGGGTCATTTATTACGATTTTTAGAAATGCCAACGGCGATGAGTGAATGGTTAGCGTGGATTTTTAAACTGTGGATTAAATATCAAGATGTTTTAGGACGAACTGAATTTATGGGACGTTTAAGAACCCTCCGTCAACGAGTTGTTAAAGCGCAGAAAAAACTTCAAGATCCGAATTATACTGAATTTATTGGAGTTGTTCAAGCACAAGTTGCAATTGTGGCAGAAGCCGAACGCTTAACCGCATCTTTAACAGAAAAAGGGATTTCTCAACGCTATATTGTTCAAAATCGTTTTGAAGCCGGACAGGAATTCGTTACTGGGAAATTCCCGAATCAAACTTTAGTCATTTTGCCCACTCTTCCCCGTTCTGTTGAACCGATTGTTAGAATTAAGGAAGCCGCTAAAATGTTGTTTTATAGCAGGGAATAG
- a CDS encoding nSTAND1 domain-containing NTPase: MALYPVNDIITQNQQQIHTLARSLVKMQGSFSLLLVRCNYESLREQIVARLKEECSLNIGEFKLSPASQTLYGSIKAELEPNYPSSLMVYGLESVVAIDQVLHSANLVREAFRNFTFPLVLWINDKLWKKLNRNAPDFTSWATTYEFLLSSDELITFLEERTSAVFTTVLEAGTERFLPTTAILGTESGTELQAAYQDLKEREIPIDQTLEAKLKWIYGRYFYAHQQIALALQQYQQSLRFWQQQSQGTSPNSTDDSEILLWEGLVLFHIGLCWCYLAEQHRHLNGQKEWKQAKDSLQQCIERFEEAQRQDLVAKFLNKMGEVLTHLSDLKSLKNLALKGRKLHQDLGDSFLIPLAQDYGFLAYVALQDKDWDNAKELASVSLEILTLVARKTPEHPGISEVESFCLCLLAQALEKQGLKWEAIEKLEAAAQRIKTTLLTVNLIRLYLQILQMLNRLYFELGDYQEAFKIKEEYRNQSSAYGYNAFVGAGRLQPRKQVLTSTLDPSQITANFTDEITASGREEAIKHLLQRMASNHHKLTVIYGQSGVGKSSILRAGLVPALQQKIIDARITLPIFIKTYNCFVIELQRKLLTPDVESPVTPVPLTLDSDLSVENQEEPEHQNYTDILIQVIAQLQENARQNLLTVLIFDQFEELFFAQSPKNQKLFFEFLKDALNLPFVKIIISLREDYLHYLLEGSRQVNLEAINNDILSKDILFYLGNFSKTEAYNVIKNLTDRAHFYLEDTLIQALVQDLAGEAEEVRPIELQVVGTQLQAENITTLEVYQQQGPKQKLVERFLEEVIQDCGPENEAMARLVLYALTDENDTRPLKTRTELAEELKHKLNQDQVLNPLDLILYILEKSGLVYRDISPTGEFYQLVHDYLAGFIRRQSRNEQEEAIAKLQQEKAQLIQEKEMSKKLAEEQEKRHQAEERTRRLEQSRGLIIGTVVIIFTALLAGIFYANGQNQVKARIQALTSAKNALLLADQQDQLGVLTTTVQIGQNTLETNASEATKTEIAQGLMQMISGIQERNRLEGHTGTILGVNFSPDGQKIATASSDRTLKIWSLEGKLLTTPEQFPHEIPIKSVRYSPDGKIIATTTASVDNPDQNQVLLWTTAGTRLPHLPMKHRQVINNISFSPDGKQLVTSSNDKTVKLWGLDGTLIREFKGHQDRVFDAKLSPDGQNIASCSKDGEVKIWSIDGSLIRTIKAHNQPIYDLDFSPDGKLIVSASGDRTLKLWSTETGTETKAPLKGHNDDILTVNFSPDGQFLISGSRDRSVKLWNLNGVLLKTFIGHRDNVWGVEFSPDGQTLVSVSADATARLWDRSRDPLNTTLQGHTGRVWSVNFSPDGQTLASASDDKTVKLWGRQEPLQYTSRPASILPHPSKVNWVSFSPNGQEIATASEDKIVRLWTKKGQLLRSFLGHTQAVKAVTFSPNGQILASASEDKTVKLWDKQGKLITTLPHQEAVWDVRFSPDGNTLATSARFVKNIGKPPTTSSVTLWTKQGNQWKPTLELPSENSLTTLSFLGNSQQLAVAGNDIVTLWKVEGKKSVASCPLGHHATVQSLSFYPQGQLLATASDDKKVRLWRINDQLWQSSECDRIQPLIVLAQDDFVNSVSFSPGDATLLAIAKDNGTVILWSLANLDLDHQMQQSCNWLHNYLSTNPIQLQQQNQNLCVASGESGAVKSDVTNR; this comes from the coding sequence ATGGCACTTTATCCCGTAAACGATATAATCACCCAGAATCAGCAACAAATTCATACCCTAGCGAGATCATTAGTGAAAATGCAAGGAAGTTTTTCCTTATTGCTAGTGCGGTGTAATTATGAAAGTTTACGCGAACAAATCGTTGCCCGACTGAAGGAAGAATGTTCGCTGAATATTGGAGAATTTAAGCTTTCTCCGGCGAGTCAAACCTTATATGGTTCAATTAAAGCTGAACTCGAACCTAATTATCCTTCGAGTTTAATGGTTTATGGGTTAGAATCCGTTGTTGCGATTGATCAAGTATTGCATTCCGCTAATTTAGTTAGAGAGGCTTTTCGCAATTTTACTTTTCCTTTAGTGTTATGGATTAATGATAAATTGTGGAAAAAACTCAATCGAAATGCCCCCGATTTTACCAGTTGGGCAACAACCTATGAATTCTTGCTCAGTTCCGATGAATTAATCACTTTTTTAGAGGAAAGAACATCGGCAGTTTTTACAACGGTTTTAGAAGCAGGTACAGAACGATTTTTACCGACGACTGCTATTTTAGGAACAGAATCGGGAACAGAACTTCAGGCGGCTTATCAAGATTTGAAAGAGCGAGAAATTCCTATCGATCAGACTTTAGAAGCGAAGTTAAAGTGGATTTATGGTCGCTATTTTTATGCTCATCAACAAATTGCCCTCGCCCTTCAACAGTATCAACAAAGTTTAAGATTTTGGCAACAACAATCCCAGGGGACTTCCCCAAATTCTACAGATGATTCTGAGATTTTATTATGGGAAGGATTGGTATTATTTCATATTGGTTTGTGTTGGTGTTATTTAGCGGAACAACATCGTCATCTAAATGGTCAAAAGGAATGGAAACAAGCCAAAGATTCTCTCCAGCAGTGTATAGAACGATTTGAGGAGGCTCAACGTCAAGATTTAGTCGCCAAATTTTTAAATAAAATGGGAGAAGTTTTGACCCATTTAAGCGATTTGAAAAGTCTTAAAAACCTAGCTTTAAAAGGTCGAAAATTACATCAGGATTTGGGAGATAGTTTTCTGATTCCACTGGCGCAGGATTATGGATTTTTAGCTTATGTTGCTCTCCAGGATAAAGATTGGGATAATGCTAAGGAATTAGCCAGTGTTTCCTTAGAAATTTTGACTTTAGTAGCTCGAAAAACTCCTGAGCATCCGGGGATTTCTGAAGTAGAAAGTTTCTGTTTATGTTTGTTGGCGCAAGCGTTAGAAAAGCAAGGGTTAAAATGGGAGGCGATCGAGAAATTAGAAGCAGCAGCCCAAAGAATTAAAACAACGCTGTTGACGGTGAATTTAATTCGGTTATATCTGCAAATTTTGCAAATGTTAAACCGTCTTTATTTTGAATTGGGAGATTATCAAGAAGCCTTTAAAATTAAAGAAGAATATCGCAATCAATCGAGTGCTTATGGATATAATGCCTTTGTCGGAGCCGGACGTTTACAACCTCGAAAACAAGTCCTAACTTCGACTTTAGATCCGAGTCAAATCACGGCTAATTTCACCGATGAAATTACCGCTTCAGGACGGGAAGAAGCCATTAAGCATCTGTTACAACGGATGGCGAGTAATCATCATAAATTAACGGTGATTTATGGTCAATCTGGGGTAGGGAAAAGTTCGATTTTGAGAGCCGGATTAGTCCCAGCTTTACAGCAAAAAATTATTGATGCTCGTATTACTCTGCCGATTTTTATTAAAACCTATAATTGTTTTGTAATTGAGTTACAACGAAAACTCCTGACCCCTGATGTAGAATCCCCAGTTACTCCTGTACCGTTAACATTAGATAGTGATTTGAGTGTGGAGAATCAGGAAGAACCGGAACATCAAAATTATACGGATATTTTAATTCAAGTTATTGCTCAACTCCAAGAAAATGCTAGACAAAATTTATTGACGGTTTTAATCTTTGATCAATTTGAAGAACTATTTTTTGCTCAGTCTCCTAAAAATCAAAAGCTGTTCTTTGAATTTTTAAAAGATGCTTTAAATTTGCCTTTTGTTAAAATAATTATTTCATTACGAGAAGATTATTTACATTATTTACTAGAAGGAAGTCGCCAAGTTAATTTAGAAGCAATTAATAATGATATTTTAAGTAAAGATATTTTGTTTTATTTGGGAAATTTTAGTAAAACCGAAGCTTATAACGTGATCAAAAATTTAACGGATCGCGCCCATTTCTATTTAGAAGATACCTTAATTCAAGCCTTAGTTCAGGATTTAGCGGGAGAGGCTGAAGAAGTCCGTCCGATTGAATTACAAGTTGTTGGTACTCAACTTCAAGCTGAGAATATTACTACTTTAGAAGTCTATCAACAACAAGGGCCAAAACAAAAATTAGTCGAACGGTTTTTAGAAGAAGTGATTCAAGATTGTGGGCCAGAAAATGAAGCAATGGCGCGTTTAGTTTTATATGCGTTGACCGATGAAAATGATACTCGTCCTTTAAAAACACGCACTGAATTAGCGGAAGAGTTAAAACACAAATTAAATCAAGATCAGGTATTAAATCCGTTAGATTTAATTCTTTATATTTTAGAAAAATCGGGCTTGGTTTATCGAGATATTAGTCCAACGGGAGAATTTTATCAATTAGTGCATGATTATTTAGCTGGATTTATTCGCCGACAAAGTAGAAATGAACAAGAAGAAGCGATCGCTAAACTTCAACAGGAAAAAGCCCAACTGATTCAAGAAAAAGAAATGAGTAAAAAATTAGCTGAAGAACAGGAAAAACGCCACCAAGCGGAAGAAAGAACTCGCCGTTTAGAACAATCAAGGGGATTGATTATTGGAACAGTTGTGATTATCTTTACAGCCCTATTAGCTGGGATATTCTATGCTAATGGTCAAAATCAAGTTAAAGCTCGAATTCAAGCCTTAACCTCTGCTAAAAATGCCCTATTATTAGCCGATCAACAGGATCAATTAGGGGTATTAACAACAACAGTACAAATTGGTCAAAACACCTTAGAAACAAACGCATCAGAAGCAACAAAAACAGAAATTGCTCAAGGGTTAATGCAAATGATTTCGGGTATTCAAGAACGAAATCGTTTAGAAGGACATACCGGAACAATTTTAGGGGTTAATTTTAGTCCCGATGGTCAAAAGATTGCCACGGCGAGCAGCGATCGCACGCTTAAAATTTGGAGTCTTGAGGGTAAATTATTAACGACACCGGAGCAATTTCCTCATGAGATTCCGATTAAAAGTGTTCGCTATAGTCCTGATGGCAAAATCATCGCTACCACCACAGCCAGTGTTGATAACCCTGATCAAAACCAAGTGTTATTATGGACGACAGCCGGAACTCGCCTCCCCCATCTTCCGATGAAACATCGGCAAGTTATTAATAATATTAGTTTTAGTCCTGATGGTAAACAATTAGTTACCTCTAGTAATGATAAAACGGTTAAATTATGGGGATTAGACGGAACGTTAATTCGTGAATTTAAAGGTCATCAGGATCGAGTTTTTGATGCAAAATTGAGCCCCGATGGTCAAAATATTGCCAGTTGTAGTAAAGATGGAGAAGTTAAAATTTGGTCGATTGATGGCAGCTTAATTCGCACCATTAAAGCCCATAATCAACCTATTTATGATCTCGATTTTAGTCCCGATGGTAAACTGATTGTTTCCGCCAGTGGCGATCGCACTCTCAAGCTCTGGAGTACGGAAACCGGAACAGAAACTAAAGCCCCTTTAAAGGGTCATAACGATGATATTTTAACTGTTAATTTTAGTCCCGATGGTCAATTTTTAATCAGTGGTAGCCGCGATCGCAGCGTCAAACTTTGGAACTTAAACGGGGTATTACTCAAAACCTTTATTGGTCATCGAGATAATGTTTGGGGTGTGGAATTTAGTCCCGATGGTCAAACCCTGGTATCCGTCAGCGCCGATGCGACCGCCCGACTCTGGGATCGAAGTCGAGATCCCTTGAATACGACGTTACAGGGTCATACAGGACGGGTGTGGAGTGTGAATTTTAGTCCCGATGGTCAAACCTTAGCCAGCGCCAGTGATGATAAAACCGTGAAATTATGGGGGCGTCAGGAACCTCTGCAATATACCTCACGGCCTGCTTCGATCTTGCCACATCCGAGTAAAGTTAACTGGGTGAGTTTCAGTCCCAATGGTCAAGAAATCGCCACCGCCAGTGAGGATAAAATCGTGCGACTCTGGACAAAAAAAGGTCAGTTGTTGCGCTCGTTTTTGGGCCATACCCAAGCGGTCAAAGCGGTGACATTTAGCCCGAATGGTCAAATCTTGGCCAGCGCCAGTGAAGATAAAACCGTTAAACTTTGGGACAAACAAGGAAAATTGATCACGACCTTACCCCATCAAGAGGCCGTTTGGGATGTCCGTTTTAGTCCCGATGGCAACACCTTAGCCACGTCAGCGCGTTTTGTCAAAAATATAGGCAAGCCACCAACAACCTCCAGCGTGACTCTATGGACAAAACAAGGAAACCAATGGAAACCAACCTTAGAATTACCCTCGGAAAATAGCCTAACGACCTTAAGTTTTTTAGGTAATTCTCAACAACTAGCCGTTGCTGGAAATGATATTGTAACGCTCTGGAAGGTTGAGGGGAAAAAATCGGTTGCATCTTGTCCGTTAGGACATCATGCGACGGTACAAAGTTTAAGTTTTTATCCCCAAGGGCAACTTTTAGCAACGGCCAGTGATGATAAAAAAGTTAGACTGTGGCGAATTAATGATCAGCTTTGGCAGTCATCAGAATGCGATCGCATTCAACCTTTAATTGTTTTAGCACAGGATGATTTTGTCAATAGTGTTAGTTTTAGTCCAGGGGATGCAACCCTTCTCGCTATTGCTAAGGATAATGGCACTGTGATTTTGTGGAGTTTAGCAAATTTAGACTTAGATCATCAGATGCAACAAAGTTGTAACTGGTTGCACAATTATCTCTCCACTAACCCGATACAATTGCAGCAACAAAACCAGAATTTATGTGTTGCTTCTGGGGAGTCGGGTGCTGTAAAATCTGATGTTACTAACAGATGA
- a CDS encoding HD domain-containing protein, with the protein MLSDKFTEALVYATQLHSTQIRKGSGIPYIAHLLGVASIALEYGANESEAIAALLHDAIEDQGGAKIRAEIQQRFGETVAQIVEGCTDTDITPKPPWKERKQTYIAHIPHASASVRLVSAADKLYNAQSILKDYRQIGEDLWQRFTGKKEGTLWYYRALVDAFRQVESTPLVEELDRVVSELEQLVKVAD; encoded by the coding sequence ATGCTTTCCGACAAATTTACCGAAGCCTTAGTCTATGCAACCCAACTCCACAGCACCCAAATTCGCAAGGGGTCTGGTATTCCCTATATTGCTCACCTGTTGGGAGTTGCTAGTATTGCCTTAGAATATGGAGCTAACGAATCAGAAGCGATCGCAGCCCTTTTACATGATGCCATAGAAGACCAAGGAGGCGCTAAAATTCGAGCCGAAATTCAACAGCGTTTTGGGGAAACCGTCGCCCAAATTGTTGAGGGGTGTACCGATACTGATATTACCCCTAAACCGCCTTGGAAAGAAAGAAAACAGACTTATATTGCTCATATTCCCCACGCTTCTGCTTCGGTGCGCTTGGTTTCTGCGGCGGATAAACTTTATAATGCTCAATCGATTTTAAAAGATTATCGTCAAATTGGAGAGGATTTATGGCAACGATTTACAGGCAAAAAAGAAGGAACTTTATGGTACTATCGAGCTTTGGTAGATGCCTTCCGTCAAGTGGAATCAACACCTTTAGTTGAAGAATTAGATCGAGTTGTTTCTGAACTTGAACAATTAGTTAAAGTAGCTGATTAA